The Streptomyces sp. NBC_01197 genome window below encodes:
- the hutU gene encoding urocanate hydratase, with translation MTSVTPEAGPRTIQAPRGTDLTCLGWQQEGALRMLMNNLDPEVAEHPENLVVYGGTGKAARNWPAYDAIVRTLKTLKDDETMLVQSGKPVGVMRTSEWAPRVLIANSNLVGDWANWEEFRSLEARGLTMYGQMTAGSWIYIGSQGILQGTYETFGAVARKKFGGSLAGTITLTAGLGGMGGAQPLAVTMNDGVAICVDVDPTRIERRIARRYLDVAADDLDHALRLATEARDARKPLSIGLAGNAADVFPELLKRGAPIDIVTDQTSAHDPLAYLPVGVSMAEWHEQAAKDPADFTERSRASMARHVEAMVGFLDAGAEVFDYGNSIRDEARKAGYARAFDFPGFVPAHIRPLFEEGLGPFRWAALSGDPKDIEATDKAILELFPENEHLHRWIKMAGERVSFEGLPARICWLGYGERHRAGLRFNEMVASGELSAPVAIGRDHLDSGSVASPYRETESMLDGSDAIADWPLLNALVNTSSGASWVSIHHGGGVGMGRSIHAGQVCIADGTELAAQKLSRVLTNDPGMGVIRHVDAGYDHAASVARDRGVRIPMTESDER, from the coding sequence ATGACCAGCGTTACTCCGGAGGCCGGCCCCCGTACCATTCAGGCGCCCCGCGGCACCGACCTGACCTGCCTCGGCTGGCAGCAGGAAGGCGCTCTGCGCATGCTCATGAACAACCTCGACCCCGAGGTCGCCGAGCACCCGGAGAACCTGGTCGTCTACGGCGGCACCGGCAAGGCCGCCCGCAACTGGCCCGCCTACGACGCCATCGTCCGCACCCTGAAGACGCTCAAGGACGACGAGACGATGCTGGTGCAGTCGGGCAAGCCCGTCGGCGTCATGCGCACCAGCGAATGGGCGCCGCGCGTGCTCATCGCCAACTCCAACCTGGTCGGCGACTGGGCCAACTGGGAGGAGTTCCGCTCCCTGGAGGCGCGCGGCCTGACCATGTACGGGCAGATGACGGCCGGTTCCTGGATCTACATCGGCAGCCAGGGCATCCTGCAGGGCACCTACGAGACGTTCGGCGCCGTCGCCCGCAAGAAGTTCGGCGGCAGCCTGGCCGGGACGATCACCCTGACCGCCGGTCTCGGCGGCATGGGCGGCGCCCAGCCGCTCGCCGTGACGATGAACGACGGCGTGGCGATCTGTGTCGACGTCGACCCCACCCGTATCGAGCGCCGCATAGCCCGCCGCTACCTCGACGTTGCCGCCGACGACCTCGACCACGCGCTCCGCCTCGCCACCGAGGCCCGCGACGCCCGCAAACCGCTCTCCATCGGCCTGGCGGGCAACGCGGCCGACGTGTTCCCCGAGCTGCTCAAGCGCGGCGCGCCGATCGACATCGTCACCGACCAGACCTCCGCGCACGACCCGCTGGCCTACCTCCCCGTCGGCGTGAGCATGGCGGAGTGGCACGAGCAGGCGGCCAAGGACCCGGCCGACTTCACCGAGCGCTCCCGTGCCTCCATGGCCAGGCATGTCGAGGCCATGGTCGGCTTCCTCGACGCCGGCGCCGAGGTCTTCGACTACGGCAACTCCATCCGCGACGAGGCCCGCAAGGCCGGCTACGCCCGTGCCTTCGACTTCCCCGGCTTCGTCCCGGCGCACATCCGCCCGCTGTTCGAGGAGGGCCTCGGCCCCTTCCGCTGGGCCGCCCTCTCCGGCGACCCCAAGGACATCGAGGCCACCGACAAGGCCATCCTGGAGCTGTTCCCGGAGAACGAGCACCTGCACCGCTGGATCAAGATGGCCGGCGAGCGCGTCTCCTTCGAGGGCCTGCCCGCCCGCATCTGCTGGCTCGGCTACGGCGAACGCCACCGCGCCGGCCTGCGGTTCAACGAGATGGTCGCCTCCGGTGAGCTGTCCGCCCCGGTCGCCATCGGCCGTGACCACCTCGACTCCGGCTCCGTCGCCTCGCCGTACCGCGAGACCGAGTCGATGCTCGACGGTTCCGACGCGATCGCCGACTGGCCGCTGCTCAACGCCCTGGTGAACACCTCGTCCGGTGCGTCCTGGGTCTCCATCCACCACGGTGGGGGCGTCGGCATGGGCCGCTCCATCCACGCGGGCCAGGTCTGCATCGCCGACGGCACCGAACTCGCCGCCCAGAAGCTGTCCCGGGTGCTGACCAACGACCCCGGCATGGGCGTCATCCGCCACGTGGACGCGGGCTACGACCACGCCGCCAGCGTGGCGCGCGACCGCGGCGTGCGCATTCCGATGACCGAGAGCGATGAACGATGA